The DNA sequence CGCCGAGAAAGGCGCCGGCGCCCGGGGCTCGTCTACGGTCCTCTCATTGCCCATGCCCGACGGCAGCTCGCAGCGGTTCCGCGTCGTGGAAGTGCCCGTGATGCACCCGGCGCTGGCGGCGAAGTATCCCTCCATCAAAACCTACGAGGCCCAGGGCATCGACGACCCGGCCGCCACGGCCCGCCTGGACGTGTCGCCCGCTGGTTTTCACGCCATGATTCTGGGCAGCCAGGGCCGCACGGTCTACATTGACCCCGCTACCCCAGGCGACGCGGAGCACCACCTGGTATTCGAGCGGGCGGCCATGACCACGGCCGGCTCCAGCTTTACCTGCCTGACCACCGACGACCAGAAAGCGGTAGGCATGCCCCAGCCCACGGTATTTCAGCGGCAGCCCAACGGCACCCAGCTGCGCACCTACCGGCTGGCCCTGGCCTGCACCGGCGAGTACGCGGCCACCAAAGGCGGCACCAAGGAAGGCGCCCTGGCGGCAATGGTAACTTCGGTCAACCGCGTGAGCGGCGTGTACGAGAAGGAAGTAGCCGTGCGCCTTGTGCTGATTGCCAACACCGACCAGCTGATTTACCTGGACGCGGCCAACGACCCCTACACCAATAATAGTGGTTCGGCCATGCTGAACCAGAACCAGCGGACCATCTCCACGATTATCGGGGAAGCCAACTACGACATCGGGCACGTATTCAGCACCGGCGGCGGCGGCGTGGCCCAGAAGCCCTCGGTTTGCCTGCCCACCAATGCGGCCTACACCCAGGGCAAGGCCCGGGGCGTAACCGGCTCGGGCAACCCCACCGGCGACGCTTTCGACATCGACTACGTAGCCCACGAAATGGGCCACCAGTTTGGCGGCGACCATACTTTTAACAGTAATAAAGGAAGCTGCGACGGGGGCAACCTATCGGCCGTGTCGGCTTACGAACCCGGCAGCGGCGTAACGATTATGGCCTACGCCGGCATCTGCTCGCCCCAGGATCTGGCCTTGAACAGCGTGCCGTACTTTCACTCGCGCAGCTTCGACCAGATTGTGGCCCACATCACCGGCGCCGGCAACTGCGGCGTGGTGACGCCCACCAACAACCAGCCCCCGGTCGTAAACGCCGGCGCCAACTACCGGATTCCGGTAAAGACGCCGTTTACGCTCACCGGCTCGGCCACCGACCCCAACAGCGACCCGCTGACCTACTCGTGGGAGCAATATAACCTGGGCCCGACCGGCGACCCGACGCAGCCCGCCGGCGACGCGCCGATTTTCCGGTTCTTCACCCCCACCCCCGTGCCCTCGCGCACGTTCCCCAAGATCTATAACCTGATTACCAACACCGACACGATTGGGGAAATTCTGCCCACCTACGGTCGGCGGCTGATTTTCCGCCTCGTAGCCCGCGACAACCGCGTGGGCGGCGGCGGAGTAGATTACGACTCGATGAACGTAGTGGTGGTGCCCACGGCGGGCCCCTTCCTGGTGACGTTCCCGAATGCGGCCCTCTCGACGCCCCTGCGTTGGCTGGCCGGCACGCCCCAGCAGGTAACCTGGGATGTGGCCAACACCACGGCCGCGCCCATCAACGCCGCCAACGTGGACATCATGCTGTCGACCGACGGCGGCCGTACGTTCCCCACCATGCTGCTGGCTAATACGCCCAACGACGGCAAGCAGCAGATTACGGTGCCGGCCAGCGTAGCCAGCACGACCTCGGCCCGCATCAAGGTGCAGGCTTCGGGCAATATCTTCTTCGACATCTCGAACAGCGACTTCACCATTCAGGCCGCTACGGCTCCCACGTTCTTCCTGACGCCGACCACGGCCTCGGGCGACGCGCCGGCCATTTGCCCCGGCGCTACGGCCACCCTGAACGTGGCCGTAGGTCAGCTGCAGGGCTTCACGGGTGCCGTGGCCCTGTCGGCGGCTAACCTGCCGACCGGCGTGACGGTAAGCTACGCCAACAACAGCGTGAACGTAGGCGGCTCGACCCAGGCTACTATCACCACGACTTCGGCTACGCCTTCGGGCACCTACCTCATCAGCCTGGTAGGCACCAGCGGCAGCGTAACCCAGCAGCAGCAGTTCCTGATTACCATCAGCCCGCTGGCCTCGCAGGCCGCCGCACCAATTACCCCCACGGTAGCAGCCAAATCGACGCTGCGGCCCCGCTTCACCTGGTCGGCCGTACCCAATGCGACGGGCTACGAAATTGAAGTGGCCACCAACGCCACCTTCACCAACGTAGTGCTGCCGCTGACCAGCGTGACGGGCACCAGCTACACGCCCAGCCTCTCGCTGCAGCCCAACACGACCTACTTCTGGCGCGTGCGCGGCACCAGCCCCTGCGGTACGGCTCCGTTCTCGGCCGCTACCCAGTTCCAGACCGGCGTTTCCGTCTGCCAGACCATTGCCTCGACCCAGGTGCCCCGCGCTATTCCGGCCGGTGCGGTTCGCACGGTAACGTCCAGCGTCATCGTTTCGACCTCGGATGTGGTATCGGACATCAAAATCCGGAACCTGTCCATCACCCACCCCGACGTAAGCGAGCTGAAGCTGACGCTGACCAACCCGCAGGGCCGCTCGGTAGTGCTGCTGGCTAACGCCTGCCCCGGCACCGCCGACGTGACCCTCGGCTTTGACGACGCGGCACCGGCGGCTATCAGCTGCCCGCTGAACACCGGCGCCACGGTACGCCCCGTCGGCCGCCTGGCCGACCTGCTCAACGACCCCGCCGCAACCAACATCAGCGGCGAGTGGAAGCTGACCATCGAGGACAACAACCCCTCGAACGGCGGTTCGCTGCGCTCCTGGAGCCTGGAGCTGTGCACCCTGGGCACCGTGCCCCCCGCTCCTTTCTCGCTCCAGACGCTGTACAACACCTACAGCAATGGCACCGGCAAAGTAGACGTCCTGTGGGCCGTGGATGGCTCGTCCAACGCTACGTCGTACGAAGTAGAGCGTTCCTTCCAGAACAACACCAACTTCCAGCGCATTGCCACGGTACCCGCCCCGGGCACGTACTACGAAGACCAGGTTGCCGTAAATGGCCGCTACTTCTACCGCGTACGGTCGGTAAATGCCATCGGCGCTTCCAGCTACACCAACGAAGCCAACGTACTGGGCAACAAGAGCACCACGCAGCTGAAAGGCATCCAGGTGTATCCGAACCCCAGCACCGGCATCTTCAAGGTGAACGTGGATAACGCCCAGCGCGGCACCATGACGCTGCGCGTAACCGACGCCATGGGCCGCACGGTAGCCGCCCACACCCTGACCAAGGGCGCGGCGCTGCTC is a window from the Hymenobacter aquaticus genome containing:
- a CDS encoding reprolysin-like metallopeptidase, which translates into the protein MTSTFTNSWRTWRPALLGGLLWATVGTPHQAAAQRVLWANDSQAPAAARQTTAALRQYRPVSFQMDAVRDVLQKAPAEKGAGARGSSTVLSLPMPDGSSQRFRVVEVPVMHPALAAKYPSIKTYEAQGIDDPAATARLDVSPAGFHAMILGSQGRTVYIDPATPGDAEHHLVFERAAMTTAGSSFTCLTTDDQKAVGMPQPTVFQRQPNGTQLRTYRLALACTGEYAATKGGTKEGALAAMVTSVNRVSGVYEKEVAVRLVLIANTDQLIYLDAANDPYTNNSGSAMLNQNQRTISTIIGEANYDIGHVFSTGGGGVAQKPSVCLPTNAAYTQGKARGVTGSGNPTGDAFDIDYVAHEMGHQFGGDHTFNSNKGSCDGGNLSAVSAYEPGSGVTIMAYAGICSPQDLALNSVPYFHSRSFDQIVAHITGAGNCGVVTPTNNQPPVVNAGANYRIPVKTPFTLTGSATDPNSDPLTYSWEQYNLGPTGDPTQPAGDAPIFRFFTPTPVPSRTFPKIYNLITNTDTIGEILPTYGRRLIFRLVARDNRVGGGGVDYDSMNVVVVPTAGPFLVTFPNAALSTPLRWLAGTPQQVTWDVANTTAAPINAANVDIMLSTDGGRTFPTMLLANTPNDGKQQITVPASVASTTSARIKVQASGNIFFDISNSDFTIQAATAPTFFLTPTTASGDAPAICPGATATLNVAVGQLQGFTGAVALSAANLPTGVTVSYANNSVNVGGSTQATITTTSATPSGTYLISLVGTSGSVTQQQQFLITISPLASQAAAPITPTVAAKSTLRPRFTWSAVPNATGYEIEVATNATFTNVVLPLTSVTGTSYTPSLSLQPNTTYFWRVRGTSPCGTAPFSAATQFQTGVSVCQTIASTQVPRAIPAGAVRTVTSSVIVSTSDVVSDIKIRNLSITHPDVSELKLTLTNPQGRSVVLLANACPGTADVTLGFDDAAPAAISCPLNTGATVRPVGRLADLLNDPAATNISGEWKLTIEDNNPSNGGSLRSWSLELCTLGTVPPAPFSLQTLYNTYSNGTGKVDVLWAVDGSSNATSYEVERSFQNNTNFQRIATVPAPGTYYEDQVAVNGRYFYRVRSVNAIGASSYTNEANVLGNKSTTQLKGIQVYPNPSTGIFKVNVDNAQRGTMTLRVTDAMGRTVAAHTLTKGAALLQYDLDLSKLSTGIYQLHIDMPEGTSVQRLMKQ